The window acAGTTAAACATTGTCATTTGTTAACAAGACTTGAATGTTAATGAAACATTTATAtgttttactttattaaatttgttttataattaaattactgtattaatttttaaaaaaaatttaggtaaggctgttttaaatttatttccaaCTTGGATTGACgtttttcaacattattttgaagtttaaatttatttcatttttatttttaacttttcaccATTTGCATATATGAAACATTTAACCAAGTAATAAGGTAATAAATTCATTTGgaactaattattaattaaaggGTGTGATATGggtgtaaacattttaattttaattgaaaagtaatttaaataatttcttagCATTTTGATAGGAAACTAACACAGAAACTACTTTTATATTGATAAAATCTTTGCTATAATTTAATTGAAAATGCCTTTTTTTCATAACAGAATGTGACAAATATGTTTTGGTTCTCTTTAGGTCAAGAGGGACTCCACTTCTCAGCTAAATGGTCACAAGAGTGATCCCCCTGTAACAGAGAGACCTGTATCAGCTCCTAGAACTCTGTTGACAGCACAGAATACAGCAAAGAAAGTGGAAGACAGCGATGACAGTGACAATAATGATGACAACAGTGATAACAATGATGACAATGAAAGTGATGATGATGAGAAAAAGTAAAGATATATTTAGAATATAGTTATCTTTGTTCATATCATAACATTTAACCCATAGGTGATAAGAGGGTGACTTAACTAACTTGATCTAATCCACTTAAGCATAGGGCGGCAACAGCACTACACCCTTGGACATCCTTGCATCTGTGCTTCTTGGTCACTGGTGTGCATCATGAGCTCTTCTTGAGAGGAATCACAATGACCAAGGTCTTTTCCTGTTGTGGTTTTTGTAACATTGTCATTTTTCAAATGGTGAGGTTGCTTACCTCATGCCCGGACTTGGGGCAGCTTCCTTGCAAAGTGACAGCAGCATTATTGATCAGTAGTATTGGATATGCATTAAGAATGGGCCTCTTCAGTCACATCAGAAGTTGCATAGGGAAAAGATCCTCTAttgagatgtaaaatgccacagattacAGTAAATAGCAAGGATACTTTTTGGCTTTACAGAAAttatttaacccttaaaacatGTGTGGCAGTTTAGCCTCTAAatatcagaattgtaattccattttgctcagcactttaagggttaaaattATTCTTTTCAAACCATATAAAGATGTGTAGTTTTGACCCAATACCTGGACCTTAAGAAGCCATGAAGATTATAGATTAATGTGTATTGTGTTTAAATGATGCAGTCTTGCCACCTGAAATCATTTTAGTCTAGAAATTTGAATTGTTGTAGCTCTGATGCATCATTTTTCAGGGTAGTAAAAGATTGAATTTACAATTCTCAGTGCCATTAATCTATCCGTTTTCAATGCTAAGGTTGTCAACATGACATACTAGACTACAAAATTCTGATAGTTGGTAACTTTGGTACTGTCCTGCCTGACCAAATACAGCTCAATGTCTATGTAGATGGATCTGTCTTAACATGCTTGGTTTGGAAATTTGAACTACCTCAAAGATCATTCATAGGTCCAGACTTTGTTTAGTATAAACACTCCATGGTGTTATCAGAGTTCTCTCTTCAAATACCATTTTCAAGTCATGACATACAACCAtatgattttgtttgtttgttaaccAATGcatataaaaacttttttgaatttCCACCTTTCcatctacttaaaaaaaaaagaaggaggcATCAAAAGTGACAGCAGGTCTCAATGCTTGGGTTATAAACCAGATGGGACTGTCATATGCATTTAGAGGCACAGTCATTAAAGAATTTATTAATAAGTATGGCTGCCTGATCACACAGTATGTGCTGGACTGTTATTCAGCTGTCTTGATAGTcaagggttcataccctgccctgCTGCTCCATTTCCTTgcaggaagtttggactaggaagtagataaactctgaaggaatatctgaaacatgtaaaaaattaacaagTAGGGGAGCTTATCCACCTCTGGCAATGTCATTCCATGGAAATCAGCATTTGAAGACTAATCATGAAATTAAAGGAATCCATTCTTAATCATAAATACCAGTTACTAAGTGGAGAATATATTGTTGAAGTTGAAGGTTATCCAGTCCTGGCATTTGTCTTATACTGCTAATCATTTGTTTTATActgctaattatttaattgcAGAGACTTGAATGTGTATGAAGTACCCATTGATCCACTGCCCAGAGGAAAAAAGCAAGCTGTCAATGATGACAGTGATAGCAGTGATAGTATGGACCATCAAAATAAGAATGACAAGGAGCCACCCAATACACTCTATATGGTCAGTTGTGTGTGTTATGTGAAGGAAATTGCttgtagtgttaaaaattacttaaaatgcATATATAGTTAAGAGACATACCTTTGCCAATATATGTGTTTCTGGGGAAGAAAAGTCATGTCACAAGTTTCAGTCATGCTCCCAACACCACTGTTTCAAGGGTTACAACTGTTAGAAGTataagaatgtaaaaaaaaaatgaatacatttgaTAAAGTACAGAGAAATGAGGAAAGCTTATAACTTGTTAAACAGAATAATCCATTcattattttacttttctttgtaaaatttttttccTGATGTTTACAGGTGAGAGCAACTCACAAGTACGTTGGGGAAGATGTTGATGAATTAAGTTTTGAGGCTGGAGAGATTATTTATGTCATAAAATTTGAGAATCCAGATGAGCAGGTAATTGGAATTATGGGTTGAATCACTTAAAgcaatatgttaacaaaaaataaattgaatttaTAAATACTGTTCTGGAATCGAAAATAAAGAAATGGCTTTATCagtctttttaaaatcaatttattttgtttaataataataatttttattatccaTGAGGACATTTTTCTTACCTTTGTGTTTTGAACTGGGATTATCAAGACCatcgaatgacagtccagagctgATACCacactaccagacagccatcttCTCTTGACCTAATCTTTGGctgagaaatgaaacaaaaatttattgactaatatatagtagagtcactattgcagAACAGGCATGTTTGCAGAACAGCTCatcgaaattagttaaaatctactttattttgtaattttctgctaaactactgtaacGATACTGCGCATGGTCAATTTTTCTACACTTCCAATATAAGGGTTTTCCTTTtacagcagaaaattaattttgactccaggttaaagttgacaggtgtggaatcgtccattatttttcacgtaccaggagaaccgcaAGGGTCAGggcttaaggctttttaaaagtGATAATGACCCATC of the Biomphalaria glabrata chromosome 11, xgBioGlab47.1, whole genome shotgun sequence genome contains:
- the LOC129921741 gene encoding amphiphysin-like, coding for MGVKRDSTSQLNGHKSDPPVTERPVSAPRTLLTAQNTAKKVEDSDDSDNNDDNSDNNDDNESDDDEKKDLNVYEVPIDPLPRGKKQAVNDDSDSSDSMDHQNKNDKEPPNTLYMVRATHKYVGEDVDELSFEAGEIIYVIKFENPDEQDDGWQMGIKQSDNMKGVFPENFTQKLS